One Nocardia iowensis DNA window includes the following coding sequences:
- a CDS encoding carboxylesterase family protein, which produces MGIPYAAAPVNEKRWVSPQPVHPWTGTRDATNPGPACTQPEAPDMPSSVPQSEDCLTVDVTAPAGSGKNRPVMVWIPGGGFITGAGSIYDPTRLAQTGDIVVVTVNYRLGVYGFFAHPELGDSNFGLQDQVAALRWVRTNIAEFGGDPTQVTLAGASAGAMSACTLMTTPQARNLFHRAIIQSGSCLTSHPAGALGDTAFGEAAPLVEQRYPAHEFTSPTAATSRVFSDRDWICASWKSGRDHAVRAPTYAYTFTDPTAPTPGGNPVPTLVQPATVHGSDMYSLFDFPDGPPLTTAQRSLADRLVGYWTRFVRTGNPNGGHAPAWPQLGESDLALALTRDAIQPFDMRTTHHCDLRESAWES; this is translated from the coding sequence CGCGACGAACCCCGGTCCCGCCTGCACGCAGCCGGAAGCACCCGATATGCCGTCGAGCGTGCCGCAGAGTGAGGATTGCTTGACCGTCGACGTGACCGCCCCGGCGGGTTCCGGTAAGAATCGCCCGGTCATGGTGTGGATTCCGGGCGGTGGCTTCATCACCGGCGCCGGATCGATCTATGACCCGACCCGACTGGCGCAGACCGGCGACATCGTGGTGGTCACCGTCAACTATCGCCTGGGCGTGTACGGCTTCTTCGCCCACCCGGAACTCGGTGACAGCAACTTCGGACTGCAAGACCAAGTGGCGGCGCTGCGCTGGGTCCGAACGAATATCGCCGAGTTCGGCGGCGATCCGACGCAGGTCACGCTGGCCGGCGCGTCGGCAGGCGCGATGAGCGCATGCACCCTCATGACCACACCGCAAGCCCGAAACCTGTTCCACCGCGCGATCATTCAGAGTGGCTCATGCCTGACCAGTCATCCGGCCGGGGCGCTCGGGGACACCGCATTCGGCGAAGCGGCCCCCCTCGTCGAACAGCGATACCCCGCGCACGAATTCACCTCGCCGACCGCGGCGACGAGCCGAGTGTTCAGCGACCGTGACTGGATCTGCGCTTCCTGGAAATCCGGCCGTGACCACGCCGTCCGGGCCCCCACCTACGCCTATACCTTCACCGATCCCACCGCCCCCACCCCCGGCGGAAATCCCGTCCCCACGCTCGTGCAACCCGCAACTGTGCATGGCTCAGACATGTACTCCCTGTTCGACTTCCCGGATGGCCCGCCACTCACCACCGCCCAGCGCTCGCTGGCCGATCGACTCGTCGGCTATTGGACACGATTCGTCCGGACCGGCAACCCGAACGGCGGCCACGCTCCCGCCTGGCCCCAGCTCGGCGAGTCAGACCTCGCACTGGCCCTCACTCGTGACGCCATACAACCGTTCGATATGCGGACCACACACCACTGCGATCTGCGGGAGTCGGCATGGGAGAGCTAG
- a CDS encoding GNAT family N-acetyltransferase, with product MTITLSVPQTEGASALRLRPWRFDDLSFLVAAHRDPGLHRWLASRLADETDARNWVAAQVTGWADATRFSFAVVVDDDDHSLVGHVVVKMAMAGVAEVGYWTAAHARGRGVAARALETASRWALAEQDLVQLNQLELLHARDNHASCRVANKCGYTLQDLLPAAPPRFPGEGHRHVRRAGASPI from the coding sequence GTGACGATCACCCTCTCTGTGCCGCAGACCGAGGGCGCGTCCGCGTTGCGGCTGCGCCCATGGCGCTTCGACGACCTGTCATTCTTGGTTGCGGCACATCGCGATCCGGGTTTGCATCGCTGGCTCGCCAGCCGCCTGGCCGACGAAACCGATGCCCGGAACTGGGTGGCTGCTCAAGTCACCGGTTGGGCTGATGCCACACGGTTCAGTTTCGCTGTGGTCGTCGACGACGACGATCATTCGCTCGTCGGCCATGTAGTGGTGAAAATGGCCATGGCCGGGGTGGCCGAAGTCGGGTATTGGACCGCGGCCCATGCCCGCGGCCGAGGTGTCGCCGCCCGTGCTCTCGAGACTGCCTCCCGGTGGGCGCTGGCTGAACAGGACCTGGTTCAACTGAACCAGCTGGAGCTACTGCACGCACGGGACAACCATGCCTCCTGTCGGGTGGCGAACAAGTGCGGATACACCCTGCAGGACCTGCTCCCCGCAGCACCACCCAGGTTCCCTGGCGAGGGGCACCGACACGTGCGTAGAGCCGGTGCGAGCCCCATCTGA
- a CDS encoding LysE family translocator translates to MLAPGPDTAVILKNSLIGGRRGGVSTSAGIAVGNLVQGTAAALGVGAVITRSQLVFDVVRIVGAVYLCWLGIQAFRSARRGGSALGVDTPDGDAAVGVHGHGFRWWRQGFLSNVTNPKIMALYLSVLPQFLHDGHASTQTALLLAYTVVVLGLAWQLIVVAMVNRARRWLRRRRVRTALEAITGTALVGFGIGLATESA, encoded by the coding sequence GTGCTGGCGCCGGGCCCGGATACCGCGGTCATTCTGAAGAATTCATTGATCGGCGGCCGGCGCGGTGGAGTGAGTACCTCTGCCGGAATCGCCGTGGGCAACCTCGTGCAGGGCACCGCCGCCGCGCTCGGGGTCGGTGCAGTGATCACACGGTCGCAGCTGGTGTTCGACGTTGTCCGCATCGTCGGTGCCGTATATCTGTGCTGGCTGGGTATTCAAGCATTTCGCTCGGCACGTCGGGGCGGCAGCGCGCTCGGCGTCGACACCCCAGACGGCGATGCGGCTGTCGGTGTGCATGGACACGGATTCCGTTGGTGGCGGCAGGGTTTCCTGTCCAATGTCACCAATCCCAAGATCATGGCGTTGTATCTGTCGGTGCTGCCGCAGTTCCTGCACGATGGTCACGCCTCGACGCAGACGGCTCTTTTACTCGCCTACACGGTGGTGGTCCTTGGGCTGGCATGGCAGCTAATTGTGGTGGCAATGGTGAACCGAGCTCGCCGCTGGTTACGGCGCCGACGGGTTCGCACCGCGCTGGAGGCAATCACCGGTACCGCACTCGTCGGCTTCGGCATCGGCCTGGCTACCGAAAGCGCATGA